A part of Neodiprion pinetum isolate iyNeoPine1 chromosome 4, iyNeoPine1.2, whole genome shotgun sequence genomic DNA contains:
- the Inx3 gene encoding innexin inx3, translating to MAVFSLVSAVAGFVKVRYLIDKAVIDNMVFRAHYRITSAILFVCCIIVTANSLIGEPINCISDPSVPGHVVNNYCWVMVSYTIPGKSLKPIPSDTAHPGLGPDTGDRKYHSYYQWVPFMLFFQGILFYIPHWMWKQWEEGKVKNISEGIRGALVETKEERLVRTNRLVQYMYETLHLHNSYAAGYFFCEALNFVNVVGNIFFIDTFLGGAFLTYGTEVVAFSNMDQEKRRDPMIEIFPRVTKCDFHKFGPSGGVQKLDFLCVLALNILNEKIYIFLWFWFIILAIFSGIGLLYSMAIVLLPSTREAILKKRFKFGSSAEVNALIRKTQVGDFLLLHFLGQNMHLSIFREILEELSRRLHLGSSSGASPTSVPSAPSTLEMSPIYPEIEKFGKDTEI from the exons ATGGCGGTTTTCAGCCTGGTCTCGGCTGTAGCTGGGTTCGTCAAGGTTCGATACTTGATCGACAAAGCTGTAATCGACAATATGGTGTTTCGGGCTCATTATCGAATCACCTCTGCAATTCTATTCGTCTGTTGCATCATCGTCACAGCGAACAGTTTGATCG GTGAACCGATAAATTGTATATCGGATCCGTCGGTCCCGGGACACGTGGTGAACAACTATTGCTGGGTGATGGTCAGCTACACTATTCCTGGAAAAAGTCTCAAGCCTATACCCTCGGACACAGCGCATCCAGGTCTCGGTCCAGACACTGGCGATAGAAAGTATCATTCCTACTACCAGTGGGTTCCTTTCATGCTATTTTTCCAAGGAATACTATTCTACATTCCACATTGGATGTGGAAACAGTGGGAAGAGGGCAAGGTCAAAAATATATCCGAGGGAATCCGCGGCGCGTTGGTGGAAACCAAGGAGGAACGATTGGTCAGAACGAATCGGCTAGTACAGTACATGTACGAAACTCTACACCTGCACAACAGTTATGCAGCCGGATATTTCTTCTGCGAGGCTCTCAACTTTGTCAATGTG GTTGGgaacatatttttcatcgacacATTTTTGGGCGGTGCGTTTTTGACTTACGGAACGGAAGTGGTTGCGTTCAGTAATATGGATCAGGAGAAACGAAGAGATCCGATGATAGAGATATTCCCGCGCGTGACAAAATGCGATTTCCACAAATTCGGTCCGTCCGGCGGCGTTCAGAAATTGGATTTCCTCTGCGTGTTGGCCCTGAACATTCTCAATGAAAAGATATACATCTTTTTATGGTTCTGGTTTATCATTCTGGCCATTTTTTCGGGAATCGGTCTCCTGTACAGTATGGCTATTGTTCTACTACCGAGCACTCGCGAAGCCATATTGAAGAAgcgtttcaaatttggaagCTCCGCCGAAGTTAACGCTCTTATCAGAAAGACTCAG GTCGGAGACTTTCTGCTACTTCATTTCCTTGGTCAGAATATGCACCTCTCAATATTCAGAGAAATTTTGGAAGAATTATCGCGTCGTTTGCACCTAGGATCTAGTAGCGGAGCTTCACCAACCTCTGTGCCATCGGCTCCGAGTACTTTAGAAATGTCTCCTATATATCCGGAAATAGAAAAGTTTGGCAAGGACACGGAAATCTAA